From a single Sinorhizobium sp. RAC02 genomic region:
- a CDS encoding Rrf2 family transcriptional regulator, which translates to MKRNSRLSAVLHALMHMAERDAPMTSDDLARCLDTNAVVVRRTMAGLRDAGIVQSGRGHGGGWHFARPLANISLLDIYNALGEPIVFQIGAATEMPGCVVEQSVNRVIGDALKDAEAILMARFAGTTLANLAEDFRAAAAAKRARADTG; encoded by the coding sequence ATGAAAAGAAACAGTCGACTTTCCGCGGTGCTTCACGCACTCATGCATATGGCCGAACGCGACGCACCGATGACCTCGGACGATCTCGCGCGCTGCCTCGATACCAACGCCGTCGTCGTTCGGCGCACCATGGCCGGGCTTCGCGATGCCGGCATCGTGCAATCTGGCCGCGGCCATGGCGGCGGCTGGCATTTCGCCAGGCCGCTTGCCAATATCTCGCTGCTCGACATCTACAATGCGCTCGGCGAGCCGATCGTCTTCCAGATCGGTGCTGCCACGGAAATGCCGGGCTGCGTGGTCGAGCAATCCGTGAACCGGGTGATCGGCGATGCGCTGAAGGATGCGGAAGCGATCCTGATGGCGCGTTTCGCCGGTACGACACTGGCCAACCTTGCCGAGGATTTCCGCGCGGCGGCCGCAGCCAAGCGCGCCCGCGCCGATACCGGCTAA
- a CDS encoding GNAT family N-acetyltransferase, producing MTVTIAVESPLQDEVRTLIAELNTILLALSPPEACYHLTVEQMAEPTVTVWIARDDDIVIGCGALKRHSETVGEVKRMFTRPAWQGQGIGRRILGEIQSVAEREGLETLVLETGDQHPAAWAIYEKAGFSRCGPVLDYPDSPFSVFYQKQLPAA from the coding sequence TTGACCGTCACCATCGCCGTCGAAAGCCCGTTGCAGGATGAGGTTCGCACGCTGATCGCGGAGCTGAACACCATTTTGCTCGCGCTCTCGCCGCCGGAGGCCTGTTATCACCTCACCGTCGAGCAGATGGCCGAGCCGACCGTCACGGTCTGGATCGCCCGCGATGATGACATCGTCATTGGCTGCGGCGCGCTGAAACGCCACTCCGAGACGGTGGGCGAGGTGAAGCGCATGTTCACCCGGCCGGCGTGGCAGGGGCAGGGCATCGGCCGGCGCATCCTCGGCGAAATCCAAAGCGTTGCCGAACGGGAGGGGCTGGAAACGCTCGTGCTCGAAACCGGCGACCAGCACCCGGCGGCCTGGGCGATCTACGAGAAGGCCGGCTTTTCCCGCTGCGGCCCCGTGCTCGACTATCCGGACTCACCTTTTTCCGTCTTTTACCAAAAGCAGCTTCCCGCTGCCTGA
- the gatA gene encoding Asp-tRNA(Asn)/Glu-tRNA(Gln) amidotransferase subunit GatA: MTDLTRLTIAEAREKLGAKEITAVELTDAYLGAIDGANGALNAYVAVTPEKARDMAKASDSRIAAGKAGALEGIPLGIKDLFATEGVHTQACSHILDGFKPKYESTVTQNLWDAGAVMLGKLNMDEFAMGSSNESSYYGAVKNPWRAKGSNADLVPGGSSGGSAAAVAAFLCAGATATDTGGSIRQPAAFTGTVGIKPTYGRCSRWGIAAFASSLDQAGPIARDVRDAAILLKSMASVDAKDTTSVDLAVPDYEASLGQSLKGMRIGIPREYRVDGMPEEIEALWQQGIAWLKEAGAEIVDISLPHTKYALPAYYIVAPAEASSNLARYDGVRYGLRVDGKDIVDMYEKTRAAGFGKEVKRRIMIGTYVLSAGYYDAYYLQAQKVRTLIKRDFELAFNAGVDAILTPATPSSAFGIADEDLASDPVKMYLQDIFTVTVNMAGLPGLSVPAGLDHKGLPLSLQLIGKPFEEEILFKTAHVIEKAAGRFTPNKWW; the protein is encoded by the coding sequence ATGACCGATCTGACCCGCCTGACCATTGCCGAAGCCCGCGAAAAGCTCGGCGCCAAGGAGATCACCGCCGTCGAACTGACGGACGCCTATCTCGGCGCGATCGATGGCGCGAACGGCGCGCTCAACGCGTATGTCGCTGTGACGCCGGAAAAGGCGCGCGACATGGCGAAGGCCTCCGACAGCCGCATCGCTGCGGGCAAAGCCGGCGCGCTGGAAGGCATTCCACTCGGCATCAAGGACCTGTTTGCGACCGAAGGCGTGCACACACAGGCGTGCAGCCACATCCTCGACGGCTTCAAGCCGAAATACGAATCGACCGTCACCCAGAACCTGTGGGATGCCGGCGCCGTCATGCTCGGCAAGCTGAACATGGACGAGTTCGCCATGGGCTCTTCCAATGAGAGTTCCTATTACGGCGCGGTCAAGAACCCGTGGCGTGCCAAGGGCTCGAACGCCGATCTCGTGCCGGGCGGTTCGTCCGGCGGTTCGGCCGCAGCCGTTGCCGCCTTCCTCTGCGCCGGCGCGACGGCAACGGATACCGGCGGATCGATCCGCCAGCCCGCAGCCTTCACCGGCACCGTCGGCATCAAGCCGACCTATGGCCGCTGCTCGCGCTGGGGCATCGCCGCCTTCGCCTCGTCGCTCGACCAGGCCGGCCCGATCGCCCGCGATGTGCGCGATGCCGCGATCCTCTTGAAGTCCATGGCCAGCGTCGACGCCAAGGACACGACCTCCGTCGATTTGGCCGTTCCGGATTACGAAGCCTCGCTCGGCCAGTCGCTGAAGGGCATGCGCATCGGCATCCCGCGCGAATACCGCGTCGATGGCATGCCGGAAGAGATCGAGGCGCTGTGGCAGCAGGGTATTGCCTGGCTGAAGGAAGCCGGTGCCGAGATCGTCGACATCTCGCTGCCGCACACCAAATATGCGCTTCCCGCCTACTACATCGTGGCGCCTGCCGAAGCCTCGTCGAACCTCGCTCGCTACGACGGTGTACGCTACGGCCTGCGCGTCGATGGCAAGGACATCGTCGACATGTACGAGAAGACCCGCGCCGCCGGCTTCGGCAAGGAAGTGAAGCGCCGCATCATGATCGGCACTTATGTGCTGTCGGCCGGTTACTACGACGCCTACTACCTGCAGGCCCAGAAGGTCCGTACGCTGATCAAGCGCGACTTCGAACTCGCTTTCAACGCCGGCGTCGATGCGATCCTGACCCCCGCAACGCCATCCTCCGCCTTCGGCATCGCCGACGAGGATCTCGCGTCCGATCCGGTCAAGATGTATCTCCAGGACATTTTCACCGTCACCGTGAACATGGCGGGCCTGCCGGGCCTCTCCGTGCCGGCCGGCCTCGACCACAAGGGCCTGCCGCTCAGCCTGCAGCTCATCGGCAAGCCGTTCGAGGAGGAAATCCTCTTCAAGACAGCGCATGTCATCGAAAAAGCAGCCGGCCGCTTCACGCCGAACAAGTGGTGGTAA
- a CDS encoding DUF2155 domain-containing protein has protein sequence MTSGFSRANAGRRFLVAVLAAATAGAVLMPVASNAARIENPVAVFSGIDKITGRITNFDVYIGETVQFGALQVTPKVCYSRDDTETQKVTTFVEVDEITLDRKIRRIFTGWMFADSPGLNAVEHPVYDVWLVECKAKSEVPPPEDAETKAE, from the coding sequence ATGACATCAGGGTTTTCACGGGCAAACGCCGGCCGGCGGTTCCTTGTCGCTGTGCTTGCAGCCGCGACCGCAGGCGCCGTGTTGATGCCTGTCGCATCGAACGCCGCGCGCATCGAAAACCCGGTCGCCGTGTTCTCCGGCATCGACAAGATCACCGGCCGCATCACCAATTTCGATGTCTATATCGGTGAGACGGTACAGTTCGGCGCGCTGCAGGTGACGCCGAAGGTCTGTTATAGCCGCGACGACACCGAAACCCAGAAGGTCACGACCTTCGTCGAGGTCGACGAGATCACGCTCGACCGGAAGATTCGCCGCATCTTCACCGGCTGGATGTTCGCCGACAGCCCCGGCCTCAACGCCGTCGAGCACCCCGTCTATGACGTCTGGCTCGTCGAATGCAAGGCAAAGTCAGAAGTGCCGCCGCCGGAAGACGCTGAGACGAAGGCAGAGTAG
- a CDS encoding NAD(P)/FAD-dependent oxidoreductase, with translation MTEDAIIIGGGFAGLSAAMQLARARRRITILDTGEPRNRFSAHSHGFLAQDGRPGRDILADARRQLAAYETVTFRDVPAETLEGERDAFSVFTGGGGRIDARRVLLATGFEDQLPAIPGLAERWGKTVLHCPYCHGYEVGGGAVGVLARTAEAARFAAVVADWGDVTLFTNAVPEPDDEALAVLAERNVKLRPGRVTAIADGPDGMLSVETGPGIPTLVKALFVMPEARVRSAIPADRGLKLKETPIGNILHTDDMGQTSLPGLYAAGDIALGPANISLAAANGVKTAVMLHHSLIWPAH, from the coding sequence ATGACCGAAGATGCCATCATCATCGGCGGGGGCTTTGCCGGCCTTTCCGCCGCCATGCAGCTTGCCCGCGCCCGCCGCCGCATTACCATCTTGGACACCGGCGAGCCGCGCAATCGCTTCTCCGCCCATTCGCACGGCTTCCTTGCGCAGGATGGTCGGCCGGGGCGCGATATCCTCGCCGATGCCCGTCGCCAGCTTGCCGCTTATGAGACCGTCACCTTCCGCGATGTGCCGGCCGAAACGCTGGAGGGCGAGAGGGACGCTTTTTCCGTGTTCACTGGCGGTGGCGGGCGTATAGATGCACGGCGCGTGCTGCTCGCCACCGGTTTCGAAGACCAACTGCCGGCGATCCCCGGTCTTGCGGAGCGCTGGGGCAAGACGGTGCTGCATTGCCCCTATTGCCACGGCTACGAGGTCGGCGGCGGCGCGGTCGGCGTGCTGGCCCGGACCGCCGAAGCGGCGCGATTCGCGGCTGTCGTCGCCGATTGGGGCGATGTCACCCTCTTCACCAATGCCGTGCCGGAACCGGACGACGAGGCGCTTGCCGTGCTTGCCGAGCGCAATGTGAAACTGCGGCCGGGCCGCGTTACCGCAATCGCGGACGGGCCGGATGGCATGCTGTCGGTCGAGACCGGGCCGGGCATTCCGACACTGGTGAAGGCGCTCTTCGTCATGCCGGAGGCACGGGTGCGCAGCGCCATCCCGGCAGACCGCGGCCTCAAACTCAAGGAAACGCCGATCGGCAATATCCTTCACACGGACGACATGGGCCAGACATCCCTGCCCGGCCTCTATGCCGCCGGCGACATCGCGCTTGGCCCGGCCAATATCTCGCTTGCCGCGGCCAATGGGGTCAAAACCGCCGTGATGCTACATCACTCGCTGATCTGGCCTGCGCATTGA
- the aat gene encoding leucyl/phenylalanyl-tRNA--protein transferase — protein MAGRRSRHPEITPELLLRAYSIGLFPMADSADDPELFWVEPDMRGVIPLDDFHVSRSLVKTIRKSPFDIRFDSAFDAVLAACAEAAPDRPSTWINAKIKSLYGTLHRMGHAHSVEAWEGDQLVGGLYGVSLGAAFFGESMFSRRTDASKICLVHLVERLKDRGFRLLDTQFTTEHLKTFGAIDVPKIEYEDMLANALASPHLSF, from the coding sequence ATGGCAGGGCGTCGCAGCCGTCACCCGGAAATCACGCCGGAACTGTTGCTGCGCGCCTATTCCATCGGGCTTTTCCCGATGGCCGATTCGGCAGACGACCCAGAACTGTTCTGGGTCGAGCCGGACATGCGGGGCGTCATCCCGCTCGATGACTTTCACGTCTCGCGCAGCCTTGTAAAAACCATCCGCAAAAGCCCCTTCGACATCCGCTTCGATAGTGCCTTTGACGCTGTGCTGGCCGCCTGCGCGGAGGCAGCACCCGACCGCCCCTCCACCTGGATCAATGCGAAGATCAAGTCGCTCTATGGCACCCTGCACCGCATGGGCCATGCGCATTCCGTGGAGGCGTGGGAGGGCGATCAGCTCGTCGGCGGGCTCTATGGCGTCTCGCTGGGTGCCGCGTTCTTCGGCGAGAGCATGTTTTCCCGGCGCACGGATGCCTCGAAGATCTGCCTCGTGCACCTCGTGGAGCGGCTCAAGGACCGCGGCTTTCGCCTGCTCGACACGCAGTTTACGACCGAGCACCTGAAGACGTTCGGGGCAATCGACGTGCCGAAGATCGAATACGAGGATATGCTCGCCAACGCGCTGGCGTCGCCACATCTGTCGTTTTGA
- a CDS encoding YjhX family toxin, whose protein sequence is MDISRAEQRILHLLAQGGRIDIEKDENRKIATVACITRDGWRAGGLTIELFRKLKRRRCIASSGGRPYRITQRGLVLVRSQLDNQ, encoded by the coding sequence ATGGACATTTCGCGCGCCGAACAGCGCATTCTCCACCTGCTCGCCCAGGGCGGCAGGATCGACATCGAAAAAGATGAAAACCGAAAGATCGCAACGGTCGCCTGCATCACGCGGGACGGCTGGCGCGCGGGCGGGCTCACGATAGAGCTCTTCCGCAAGCTGAAACGCCGGCGCTGCATCGCGTCATCCGGCGGCAGGCCCTACCGCATCACGCAGCGGGGCCTGGTGCTCGTGCGATCGCAGCTGGACAACCAGTAG
- a CDS encoding GNAT family N-acetyltransferase, protein MFFVRTASEQDLAKVSALLAETWHATYDALYGADKVSEITARWHAVPALKARLARKDSEFVVADNGKELAGMGYVAMSKERPKAAFLHQLYVLPRFQRQGIGRDMFAELESCFPDANSMVLEVDPRNEAAVGFYAAHGFTKVGEAQHTADNISGVPLDVYEKPLGG, encoded by the coding sequence ATGTTCTTCGTTCGCACGGCTTCCGAGCAGGACTTGGCGAAGGTCAGCGCGCTTCTTGCCGAGACGTGGCACGCCACCTATGACGCGCTCTACGGCGCCGACAAGGTGAGCGAGATCACCGCGCGCTGGCACGCGGTGCCGGCGCTGAAGGCCCGGCTTGCGCGCAAGGACAGCGAATTCGTCGTCGCCGACAATGGCAAGGAGCTTGCCGGCATGGGATATGTCGCCATGTCGAAGGAGCGGCCGAAGGCGGCGTTTCTCCATCAGCTCTACGTGCTGCCGCGCTTCCAGCGCCAGGGGATCGGCCGCGACATGTTCGCAGAGCTCGAATCCTGCTTTCCCGATGCCAATTCCATGGTGCTGGAGGTCGACCCGCGCAACGAGGCTGCGGTCGGCTTCTACGCTGCGCACGGCTTCACCAAGGTGGGCGAGGCGCAGCATACCGCCGATAACATCTCCGGCGTGCCGCTGGATGTCTACGAGAAGCCGCTCGGCGGCTGA
- a CDS encoding GNAT family N-acetyltransferase: protein MITVRNAREEDVLAVVEIGVRAWEQAVVGVADLQVRRDNARSAFQQFLAAHWLRVTVAESDGVLAGWASRESLDDEITDLWVDPPQQKKGLGAALLAAIEGEILAAGFEAARLQTHARNTAAVGFFQKHGYSVSWLSVDYQPRLDRDVESIGLRRQLIAEEPIGYGPAGF from the coding sequence ATGATCACTGTTCGCAATGCGCGTGAAGAGGATGTGCTCGCCGTCGTCGAGATTGGCGTGCGGGCCTGGGAGCAGGCCGTGGTGGGGGTAGCCGACCTTCAGGTGCGGCGGGACAATGCACGCTCCGCCTTCCAGCAGTTTCTGGCCGCCCATTGGCTGCGGGTGACGGTGGCCGAGAGCGACGGCGTGCTGGCCGGTTGGGCCTCGCGTGAATCCCTGGACGACGAGATCACCGATCTCTGGGTCGATCCGCCCCAGCAGAAGAAGGGCCTCGGCGCCGCCCTGCTCGCTGCCATTGAGGGTGAAATCCTTGCCGCCGGATTCGAGGCGGCACGCCTTCAGACCCATGCGCGCAACACGGCCGCCGTCGGCTTCTTCCAGAAACACGGTTATTCGGTTAGCTGGCTGTCTGTTGACTACCAGCCGCGTCTCGACCGGGATGTGGAATCGATCGGACTGCGCCGGCAGTTGATCGCGGAGGAACCCATCGGTTATGGGCCAGCCGGATTTTGA
- a CDS encoding slipin family protein → MTMFLDMILGRQRVLVKANERVLALYRGEVLGIFGPGEHALPNRRGMLELERHDVNRPTFASAYEKPLFDTLPEVAARELAVFRTGSREVAVVERDGELHAVLAPNQKLVVWNAAGPWTETRVDLKDRLDVDPELMRRLTRARRTELTTAFLVNDGQVGLLFVDGTHQRMLEPGAHAFWNVGKTIQVRVVDLKRQSLDVTGQELLTRDKVTIRVNIAAEYRVVDPLKAVSDVKDFADALYRALQFAFRQTLGTLTLDQILERKVTVNAEAAEKVRADMAAIGVEVSAIELKDVILPGEMRDILNQVVAAEKQAEANVIRRREETNATRSLLNTAKVMAENPVMLRLKELEALEAIAGKVERLTIHNGTAGLMNDIVQLRDK, encoded by the coding sequence ATGACGATGTTTCTCGATATGATTTTGGGGCGCCAGCGCGTCCTCGTGAAGGCAAACGAACGGGTGCTCGCCCTCTACAGGGGAGAGGTGCTCGGCATTTTCGGACCAGGCGAGCACGCCCTACCGAACCGCCGCGGCATGCTCGAGCTGGAGCGCCACGACGTGAACCGGCCGACCTTTGCCTCGGCCTACGAGAAGCCGTTGTTCGATACGCTCCCGGAGGTGGCGGCACGCGAACTGGCGGTTTTCCGGACGGGCAGCCGTGAGGTGGCGGTCGTCGAGCGCGACGGCGAGCTGCATGCGGTGCTCGCACCGAACCAGAAGCTCGTGGTCTGGAACGCGGCCGGTCCGTGGACCGAAACGCGCGTCGATCTCAAGGATCGGCTCGACGTCGATCCGGAGCTGATGCGTCGGCTGACGCGGGCGCGTCGTACGGAGCTGACGACGGCCTTCCTCGTCAACGATGGTCAGGTTGGCCTGCTCTTCGTCGACGGTACGCATCAGCGCATGCTGGAGCCCGGCGCTCACGCCTTCTGGAACGTCGGAAAGACGATCCAGGTGCGCGTGGTCGACCTGAAGCGCCAGTCGCTCGACGTGACCGGTCAGGAACTGCTTACCCGCGACAAGGTGACGATCCGGGTGAACATTGCAGCCGAGTACCGCGTCGTCGATCCGCTGAAGGCGGTGTCTGACGTGAAGGACTTTGCCGATGCCCTGTACCGGGCATTGCAGTTCGCCTTCCGCCAGACGCTCGGCACGCTGACGCTCGACCAGATCCTTGAACGCAAGGTGACGGTCAATGCGGAAGCCGCCGAGAAGGTGCGCGCCGACATGGCGGCGATCGGTGTCGAGGTGTCGGCCATCGAGCTCAAGGATGTGATCCTGCCGGGCGAGATGCGCGATATCCTCAACCAGGTTGTCGCCGCGGAGAAGCAGGCAGAAGCCAACGTCATTCGCCGCCGCGAGGAAACGAACGCCACCCGTTCGTTGCTCAACACGGCGAAGGTGATGGCGGAGAACCCGGTCATGCTGCGGCTGAAGGAGCTTGAAGCGCTGGAAGCCATCGCCGGCAAGGTGGAACGCCTGACCATCCACAATGGTACGGCGGGTCTGATGAACGACATCGTCCAACTCCGCGACAAGTAA
- a CDS encoding DUF1294 domain-containing protein, with the protein MSTATTLLVFFLVFNLVTFCVYWWDKQAARDGHRRVSEARLLQLALIGGSLGAFAAQRLLRHKTHKEPFRTQLMAILILHAMLIPTALVFGPSLYQMLRAG; encoded by the coding sequence ATGAGCACGGCAACAACGCTTCTGGTCTTTTTTCTCGTTTTCAACCTCGTGACGTTCTGCGTCTATTGGTGGGACAAGCAAGCCGCGCGCGATGGCCATCGGCGCGTTTCCGAAGCGCGCCTGCTGCAGTTGGCTTTGATCGGCGGCAGCCTTGGCGCGTTCGCCGCGCAACGCTTGTTGCGGCATAAGACGCACAAGGAGCCGTTTCGTACACAGCTGATGGCAATCCTGATCCTGCACGCAATGCTGATCCCGACGGCTCTGGTCTTCGGCCCTTCCCTCTACCAGATGCTGCGCGCCGGCTGA
- the accC gene encoding acetyl-CoA carboxylase biotin carboxylase subunit, producing the protein MISKVLIANRGEIALRVLRACKELGIATVAVHSTADADAMHVRLADESVCIGPPPSRESYLNIHQIVAACEITGADAVHPGYGFLSENAKFAEILDAHGITFIGPTAEHIRIMGDKITAKKTAEALGIPVVPGSDGEVKPENALEIARQIGFPVLIKATAGGGGRGMKVAKNEDDLEEAVSTARSEALAAFGNDAVYMEKYLGKPRHIEIQVVGDGMGNAVHLGERDCSLQRRHQKVWEEANSPALNVEQRMKIGQVCADAMKKLKYRGAGTVEFLYENGEFYFIEMNTRLQVEHPITEAITGIDLVHEQIRVASGAGLSVEQEDIVFSGHAIECRINAEDPRTFVPSPGTITHFHAPGGLGVRVDSGVYQGYKIPPYYDSLIGKLIVHGRTRVECMMRLRRVLDEFVIDGIKTTLPLFQDLIGNQDIANGDYDIHWLENYLANKTDA; encoded by the coding sequence ATGATCTCCAAAGTCCTCATTGCCAACCGCGGCGAAATCGCCCTTCGGGTCCTTCGGGCCTGCAAGGAGCTCGGCATCGCCACGGTTGCCGTGCATTCGACGGCGGATGCCGACGCCATGCATGTCCGCCTTGCCGACGAAAGCGTGTGCATCGGCCCGCCGCCGTCGCGCGAAAGCTACCTGAACATTCACCAGATCGTTGCCGCCTGCGAGATCACCGGCGCCGACGCCGTGCATCCGGGTTATGGCTTCCTGTCGGAAAACGCCAAGTTCGCGGAAATCCTCGACGCGCACGGCATCACCTTCATCGGGCCGACCGCGGAACATATCCGCATCATGGGCGACAAGATCACCGCCAAGAAGACGGCGGAAGCGCTTGGCATCCCGGTCGTTCCGGGTTCTGACGGCGAAGTAAAGCCGGAAAACGCACTGGAAATCGCCCGCCAGATCGGCTTTCCCGTGCTCATCAAGGCCACCGCCGGCGGCGGCGGCCGCGGCATGAAGGTCGCCAAGAACGAGGACGACCTCGAGGAAGCGGTCTCGACAGCCCGTTCCGAGGCGCTTGCCGCCTTCGGCAACGACGCCGTCTACATGGAAAAGTACCTCGGCAAGCCGCGCCACATCGAAATCCAGGTCGTCGGTGACGGCATGGGCAACGCCGTCCATCTCGGGGAACGCGACTGCTCGCTGCAGCGCCGTCACCAGAAGGTCTGGGAAGAGGCCAACTCGCCGGCCCTCAACGTCGAGCAGCGCATGAAGATCGGCCAGGTCTGCGCCGACGCCATGAAGAAGCTGAAGTACCGCGGCGCCGGGACGGTCGAGTTCCTCTACGAGAACGGCGAGTTCTATTTCATCGAAATGAACACCCGCCTTCAGGTGGAGCATCCGATCACCGAAGCGATCACCGGCATCGACCTCGTACACGAGCAGATCCGCGTCGCCTCCGGTGCCGGCCTGTCGGTCGAGCAGGAGGACATCGTTTTCTCCGGCCATGCCATCGAGTGCCGCATCAATGCGGAAGACCCGCGCACCTTCGTCCCCTCGCCGGGCACGATCACGCATTTCCACGCACCGGGCGGACTTGGCGTGCGTGTGGATTCAGGCGTCTACCAGGGCTACAAGATCCCGCCCTACTACGACAGCCTGATCGGCAAGCTCATCGTGCACGGCCGTACCCGCGTCGAATGCATGATGCGCCTGCGCCGCGTGCTGGACGAGTTCGTCATCGACGGCATCAAGACGACGCTGCCGCTGTTTCAGGACCTGATCGGCAACCAGGACATCGCCAACGGCGATTATGACATCCATTGGCTGGAGAACTATCTGGCCAACAAGACCGACGCCTGA
- the gatB gene encoding Asp-tRNA(Asn)/Glu-tRNA(Gln) amidotransferase subunit GatB, producing MTLVDVRTPDPKRFIPGATGDWEVIIGLEVHAQVLSNSKLFSGASTEFGKAPNANVSLVDAAMPGMLPVINEECVRQAVRTGLGLKAQINHRSIFDRKNYFYPDLPQGYQISQFKDPIVGEGKIVISLGPDRQGNFEDIEIGIERLHLEQDAGKSMHDQHPTMSYVDLNRSGVALMEIVSKPDMRSSDEAKAYMTKLRSIVRYLGTCDGNMDEGSMRADVNVSVRRPGEGFGTRCEIKNVNSIRFMGQAIEYEARRQIGILEDGGSIDQETRLFDPGKGETRSMRSKEDAHDYRYFPDPDLLPLEFDNEFVGKLLADLPELPDDKKIRFVKDLGLSVYDASVLVSEKAIADYYEAVAAGRDGKIAANWVINDLLGALNKDGKAIEETPVSPDQLGGIIDLIKDGTISGKIAKDLFEIVWTEGGNPAELVETRGMKQVTDTGAIEKAVDEIIAANPDQVAKVLAKPTLAGWFVGQVMKATGGKANPQAVQALVKAKLGIED from the coding sequence ATGACCCTCGTCGACGTCCGTACTCCCGATCCGAAACGCTTCATCCCCGGCGCCACTGGCGACTGGGAGGTGATCATCGGCCTGGAGGTGCACGCGCAGGTTCTTTCGAATTCCAAGCTCTTCTCCGGCGCCTCCACCGAGTTCGGCAAGGCGCCGAACGCCAACGTTTCGCTCGTCGATGCGGCCATGCCTGGCATGCTGCCAGTCATCAACGAGGAATGCGTGCGCCAGGCCGTGCGCACCGGTCTCGGCCTGAAGGCGCAGATCAACCACCGCTCGATCTTCGACCGCAAGAACTACTTCTATCCGGACCTGCCGCAGGGCTACCAGATTTCGCAGTTCAAGGATCCGATCGTCGGCGAAGGCAAGATCGTCATCTCGCTCGGCCCCGACCGCCAGGGCAACTTTGAAGATATCGAGATCGGTATCGAGCGCCTGCACCTTGAGCAGGACGCCGGCAAGTCGATGCACGACCAGCATCCGACCATGTCCTATGTCGACCTCAACCGTTCGGGCGTCGCGCTGATGGAGATCGTCTCCAAGCCGGACATGCGCTCGTCGGACGAGGCCAAGGCCTATATGACGAAGCTGCGCTCCATCGTGCGCTACCTCGGCACTTGCGACGGCAACATGGACGAAGGCTCGATGCGCGCCGACGTCAACGTCTCCGTGCGCCGTCCGGGCGAGGGCTTCGGCACGCGCTGCGAGATCAAGAACGTCAACTCCATCCGCTTCATGGGCCAGGCGATTGAATACGAAGCCCGCCGCCAGATCGGCATTCTGGAGGACGGCGGTTCGATCGACCAGGAAACCCGTCTCTTCGACCCGGGCAAGGGCGAGACGCGCTCCATGCGCTCGAAGGAAGACGCGCACGATTACCGCTATTTCCCCGATCCGGACCTGTTGCCGCTGGAATTCGACAACGAATTCGTCGGCAAGCTTCTGGCCGACTTGCCGGAACTGCCGGATGACAAAAAGATTCGCTTCGTCAAGGATCTCGGCCTTTCGGTCTACGATGCCTCGGTGCTCGTCTCGGAAAAGGCGATCGCCGACTATTACGAGGCCGTGGCCGCCGGCCGCGACGGCAAGATTGCCGCTAACTGGGTCATCAACGACTTGCTTGGTGCCTTGAACAAGGACGGCAAAGCCATTGAAGAGACTCCGGTTTCGCCCGATCAGCTCGGCGGCATCATCGATCTCATCAAGGACGGCACCATCTCCGGCAAGATCGCCAAGGACCTGTTCGAAATCGTCTGGACCGAAGGCGGCAACCCGGCTGAACTCGTCGAAACGCGCGGCATGAAGCAGGTGACAGATACCGGCGCCATCGAGAAGGCCGTCGATGAGATCATCGCCGCCAATCCCGATCAGGTGGCCAAGGTTCTGGCCAAGCCGACGCTGGCCGGCTGGTTCGTCGGCCAGGTGATGAAGGCGACGGGCGGCAAGGCCAACCCGCAGGCCGTTCAGGCGCTGGTCAAGGCCAAGCTCGGCATCGAGGACTGA
- a CDS encoding NADH:ubiquinone oxidoreductase subunit NDUFA12 translates to MNLLKQIFTWWNGQTIGTRFHTWRFGKKVGQDELGNVYYQGSAKDSEGRTRRWVIYNGYADASAIPPGWHGWMHHRTDVSPADEEYTPREWQVGHRPNGTGTAQAYRPPGSIAVAGERPRVTGDYDAWTPGN, encoded by the coding sequence ATGAACCTTCTCAAGCAGATTTTCACCTGGTGGAACGGTCAGACGATCGGCACCCGCTTTCACACCTGGCGCTTCGGCAAAAAGGTGGGGCAGGACGAGTTGGGCAATGTCTATTACCAGGGCAGCGCCAAGGATTCGGAAGGCCGCACGCGCCGCTGGGTAATCTATAACGGCTATGCCGATGCCTCCGCCATCCCGCCGGGCTGGCATGGCTGGATGCACCATCGCACGGACGTTTCGCCGGCTGACGAAGAGTACACGCCGCGCGAATGGCAGGTGGGGCACCGCCCGAACGGGACCGGCACCGCACAGGCCTACCGCCCGCCGGGCTCGATCGCCGTTGCCGGCGAGCGCCCGCGCGTGACTGGTGACTATGACGCCTGGACGCCGGGCAACTGA